GTGTGCGATGGCTTCCGCTGCTCGATACATGAAGCTGGTTTTCCCAACGCCAAGCTCTGCCGCGAGGATCACGGCATTGCCCTGTGCACCGAACTGGTCGATGGTCCAGATCGTCGGGCTCCGATCCTGGCGAAGCTCGGCAACGGAGCGGACTTTCCCTACATCCGGTTTGGCGTCAACCTTCGGCGCCGTTCGTTGGTAGGGGAGTTTTCCTACTTCCGGTGTGTGGTGAGGCTTGGAAGACCTGGCCAACTCCTGCTCCTCTTCCCACGTGTCTGGGATGTAGATGCCGGTCATCGCATCTGGCCTCTCTTCACGCTCGCCAGCCAGCGCCAGACCTTGATCATTGGGTCGTCAGGACGATGGATCTCAGTCCACCTAAGGGCGGCCGAGTAGTCTTCAAATTGCCAGCCATGCTTAAGGGCAGTCCGATGGATCTGGAGCAAGTCCCACGAGGGGACAACCCCCGCCCTCATTGGGAGCGGGGTCGTGATAGGGTTCATGGCGATTCGTGGATTTCAGGGGGGGGAGTCCTAGGCAGACTTCTTCCCTTTTTTCTTAGGCGATCTTCGCTAACTGCTTGCGCTGCAAGCGTCCTCGATAGGCCAAGGCCTCGGCGCAGGCAGGAACGTTCCAAACCCGAGCAGAGTTCTTGTAAGGGCCAAACCGGAAGTGAGTCCCTTCGACAAGAAAGCAGTCGCGGTCGGCGTAGCGCTTGAGCGTGTCGGCGCTCACGCCCAAGGCAGCAGTGGCGTGCCCCGTGGGCAGCCACCGGTCATCAGTTGCCATTCTCAGAAAGAACGAGGTGGAGTGGTACGGCCTTGAAAAGTGTTTTCGTGATCCCGCCAGGGGACGCTTGAGGTGATGTACGGCTCAGCACAGCTTTGCCGGAGCCAGCCCCACAAGGGCCATTCGATGCCGGCCACAAGCCGCGCAACGAACTCTGCTGGGTTGAGTGTGAACTACTCTGCCTAGCTTGTCAAGTACTCAAGCCCCGGAATGCTGGGGCAGCGGCTGTGATTTTCGCCCGTACTATTCCCCGGCTGACAGCCTCATCAAGCGTTGCACTGTCGGTCCAGTGGCCATAGTGAGTTGAATGGGTCACCAGCGAGTGACGCATCAGGGCCGCTGTGGTCCTTGGGCTCAGGCCATAGAGCTCATGTGCCCTCAACGCGAAGCCATGCCGAAAGCTGTATGGAGACAGCCTTCCGCCCGTGGCGGCTGCCTCCTCTTTCAGCGCCCTCCACGCAGGACGCCGTTCGAGGTACTGCCTGACGGCCAGTGCCGACGCCTTGTCGGTGTTTCCCAAGGGTGGGAGTTCGACCAAGCCGCTTTCCAGCAGGCGCAACAGCCGGAGGCTTTCATCCGGCATGCCCTCAGGGTCAAGTCCGCTCACTTCACCTGCCTTCGAGGAGCCCCTTGCTGTGCGCTTTTGGTAGTTGACGTGCAGCTTGTTGCCACTGACGCGGCAGTACTTCAGCTCTACCGGCCTCAACCCGAAGCACGCGAGAAGCCCCACCGCTAGCCGCCACCGGGGATCGGGGATGCCCTCCAGTAAACGAACAAGCTGGTGGTCTTTCACGGGTGTGGCTGGTTGCCTGGAGCTGCCCTTGGGCCGCTTCCCGACAAACGCCACCAGATCATCTGGAGGCAGCCACCGGTCTGGGTGCCCAAGCTCTTTGACCGCATACCTCAGGAGCTGGGCAGCGTGCTGGATGCGGATCTGCCGGCCCCGGCTCCCAGGTTCGCCCCCGTAGCGATCACGTAGAGCGGCCAGCAGGGCCCTCCCATCTCGTGGGATGGGCTTCGTCATCATCACTGTCTTCGTCTGCACCATGACTGGCCGGTACACCGCTTCAAACGTCGTAGCAGCAACGTCGCCGGTGTCCTCGACCTTGTGCTTCCTGAACCGCTCCACTAGGTCATGCCAGTCGATCGCACCTGAAACGGCAGCCGCAGGCGCCTGAAGCAGATCAGACGCCTCCCTGAGCCCCAGGCCTTGGCTCTCCATGCGGCTTCGGATCTCCTGAACCCTTACCGCCACCGCCGTGGCTGCCTCCGGGCTCCAAGGCAGATCAAGCACCGCTGAAGACCTGGAGCCATCCGGGTAGCGGTGCGTTAGCTGGACATGCCCGTGGATCTCGCGGACGGTCCAGCCGAAGCCATGCGAGGTCTTCAGCAGCGCCCGCAAGCTTGCGACCCAAGGAGGAGGCGTAACGCCCATGAGGCGGTTGATCGCTTACTTCCTCCCATTCTGCGCAAAACCGTGCGCACATTGCCCCATTCATGCCTCAGCACGCCTCGGCAAAATCAGAGGAAGCAGCTGGAAGGCCCTGTGCTGGAGCGGGTTTTGCTAATGCCCGATGCCGGTTTCGAACCAGCGACATCCTGCTTGTAAGGCAGGCGCTCTACCCCTGAGCTAATCGGGCGGTCGGCCCATTCTGGCGGAGGGGGCGCCGGGGGCCGGGGGCCGGTACCTTGCCGGCAGCGTCCGGAGCCCGGCCATGGCCAGCGGCCGCCGCCACGATCGCGCCACCCGCTGGCTGGCCCTGCCCTTCGGGCTGCTCTGGTGGCCGGCCCTGGGGCCGGCGGGGGTGGCCGTCGCCAGCGGCGCCTTCCTCCTGGGCGGCCTCTGGCTCTCCCCAGACCTCGACACCCGCTCCAACGCCACCCGCCGCTGGGGTCCCCTGCGGCTGCTCTGGTGGCCCTACCGGCGCCTGCTCAGCCACCGCTCCCTGCTCTCCCACAGCCCCCTGCTGGGCACCAGCCTGCGGCTGCTGTGGCTGGCGGCGCTGGTGCTGGCCGCCTGCGCCGCCCTCGGGCCCCTGGGCGCCCCGGCGCCGGCCGAGCTGCTGCAGCGGGGCCGGGAGCTCTGGGGCTCCCAGCGGCCCCTGCTGCTGGCCGCCGTCGTGGGCCTGGAGGCCAGCAGCTGGCTGCACCTGCTCCAGGACGGTGACCCGATCCCGAGGCTGCCGCGGCCCCTGCGCGCCCTGCGCCGGCGCCTCAGCCGCCTCAGCAGCAGGAGCCGCCGCTGGCGGGGGCCGGCGCGGCTGCGGGGGCGTCGGCGGTAGGGGCGACCCCCCTGTCGAAGGGGAGGGTGCTGCCGCAGCCCTCGAACAGGCCGTAGTGGCGGCTGAAATCGCCGATGAACTCGAAGTGGGGCGCCAGCCGGCTCTCCGCCAGCATGCGGAAGGTGTTGCCGCAGACCGGAAATACCCGGCCGGCCTCGATGTGGTGGTGCTTGTCGAAGGGCAGGGCGTCGGGGTGGCCGGCGATGCTGCCGCGGTAGGTCACCGCCTGGCCGTGGTCCTCGCAGGCGTCCTCCAGGGCCTCGATGTTGAACAGCCGGTAGGTGGCGGAGAAGAAGCGGATCGCTCCGGTGCGCGCCGCCAGCTCCGGGTCGGTGATCTCCAGGGGCCGGTCGGCCACCAGGCGCGGATCGGCGAAGCCGGCCTGGCGCGCCAGCCGCAGGAAGTCGTTCCAGTAGAGGGCGCCGCTGAGGCATTCGCCGTGCAGCACCGGGTCGTGGCGCAGGGCCTCGGGCACGCGCCGGTCGGCGTAGACGTCGGCGAAGAAGAACTCACCGCCGGGCTTGAGCAGTCGCCGCACCCCGTTGAGCACCCCCAGCTTGTCGGCCGAGAGGTTGACCACGCAGTTGGAGATCACCAGATCGAAGCTGCCGGGCTCCAGGGGCAGCTGGTCGAGTTGCTCGATGCGGCCCTCCAGGACCTGCACATTGGCGTAGCCGAACACCTCGGCGTGGTGGTCGACATGGCGCCGGGCCACCGCCAGCTGCTCCGGCGTCATGTCGATGCCCACCACCGCGCCGCCGGCCCCCACCAGCTGGGCCAGCAGGTACACGTCACGGCCGCTGCCGCAGCCCAGGTCGAGCACCCGCAGGCCCTCCAGCAGCGGCGGCGCCACCAGGCCGCAGCCGTAGTAGCGGCTCAGCACCTCGGGGTGGATCCGGGCCAGCAGGGGCCGCAGCGCTGGCGGCACGCTGCTGGCATCGCAGCAGGCGCTGGTGCGCAGGTCGTCGCTGCTGCTCAGGGTGGAGCCGTAGTACTCCTGCACGCTGCGGTGCAGATCGGCGGCGCTGGTCATCGGGGGAGGGTTGCGGGGGGGTGGGTGGGGGCGGTGTGTCGCGGTGCGCGGGGGCTCAGCCGCGGCGCCGCCAGGTGTGGTAGCGGCGCAGCCAGGGCAGCAGGTGCTGGGGCACCCGTTGCTTCTTCCAGGCGGCGGCGGTGTATTTGCTGGCCTCGGCCAGGGTGGGGTAGGCGTGGATCGTCCCGAAGATCCTGCCCAGTCGCAGGCCCCATGTCATGGCCAGCACAAACTCGGCCAGCAGTTCGCCGGCGTGCTCGGCCACGATCGTGGCGCCCAGGATCCGGTCGCTGCCCGGTGGGGTGAGCACTTTCACGAACCCCCGCTCGGCGCTCTCGACGATGGCACGGTCGAGTTCGTGCAGGGGGAAGCGCGTCACCTCCACCGCCAGCCCCCGGGCCGCCGCCTCGGCTTCGGTGAGCCCCACCGTGGCCACCTCCGGGTCGGTGAAGGTGGTGCGCGGGATGACGCGGTTGTCCACCTGGAAGGAGCGCAGCTGGCCGAACAGGGCGTTGACCGCCGCATACCAGGCCTGGTGTGCGGCGGTGTGGGTGAACTGGAACGGCCCGGCCACATCGCCGGCGGCGTAGATGTTGGGGTAGAGCGTCTGCAGGAAGGCGTTGGTGGTGATCGTGGCGCCGGTGGGAAGGCCCAGCTCCTCGAGGCCGTAGCCCTGCAGCCGGGCGCGGCGACCCAGGGCGCAGAGCACGGCGTCGCAGGCGATCCGCCCCCGCCGCTCCCCCTGCCGCACCAGCACGGTCACCGCCCCGTCGGGGGCGGGATCCCGCTCGAAGCCGAGCACCTCGGTGTCCAGGTGCAGGGTCACGCCGTCCTCCTCCAGGGCCTGGCGCACCTCGGCGGCCACATCGGCGTCCTCCTTGCGCAGCAGGCGGTTGCTGCGCTGGATCTGGGTGATCGGCAGGCCCAGCTGGGCCAGGGCCTGGGCCAGTTCGCAGGCGATCGGCCCGCCCCCCAGCACCGCCAGCCGCGGCCGCTCCAGCGGGCACTGGGCCAGCCAGCCCCAGACGGTCTCGCTGGTCAGCAGGGGCACCGTCTCGCTGCCCGGCCAGTCGGGCCGCACCGGTTCGGCGCCGGTGGCCAGCACGATCGCCCGGGCCGTGAGCCGCTGCTCGGTTCCCGCGCCGGTGCGGATCGTCACCGTCCAGGGATCGAGCAGGCGGGCCTGGCCGCGAAGCACCTCCACCCCCAGGCCCTCGTAGCGCTCGACACTGTCGTGGGGGGCCACGGCCGCCACCTTGGCGGCCACCCGCTCCAGCACCCGGCGCAGGTTCAGCCGCGGCTCCAGCGGCTCGAGTCCGTAGCGGTCGGCCCGGCGCAGGCGTGCCGCCAGCCGGGCCGAGCTGATCAGCGCCTTGCTGGGCACGCAGCCGGTGTTGAGGCAGTCGCCGCCCATGGCGCCACGCTCCACCAGGGTCACCCGCGCCTTCACGGTGGCGGCGATGTAGGCGGTGACCAGCCCCGCCGCTCCGGCGCCGATCACGATCAGGTTGCGGTCGAAGCGGCGCGGCCGCGGCCAGCGGCGGTAGAGCCGCCAGGTCTGCCAGCGGCCCAGGGCCGCCTTGGCCAGCCAGGGGAACAGGGCCAGCAACAGCAGCGACCACAGCAGGGTCGGGCTGAGAATGCCGCCGACCCCGCGCAGCTGGGCGAGCTGGGTGCCGGCGTTCACGTAGACGAGGGTGCCGGGGAGCATGCCGATCTGGCTGGTGAGGTAGAAGCTGGCGGCCCGGATCGGCGTGAGCGCCATCAGCAGGTTGACCAGAAAGAAGGGGAAGACCGGCGCCAGCCGCAGGCTGAGCAGGTAGAGCACCCCATCGCGGGCCACCCCCGCCTCGATCGGCTCCAGCTGGCGGGCGAACCGCCGCCGCACCGGTTCCCGCAGCAGGGTGCGGGCCACCAGGAAGGCCAGCAGGGCGCCGATGCTGGAGGCGAATGACACCAGCAGGGTGCCCAGCCCGACCCCGAAGAGTGCCCCGCCGGCCAGGGTGAGCACCGCAGCTCCCGGCAGCGACAGGGCCGCCACCAGCACGTAGAGCAGCAGGTAGGCGCCCGCCACCAGCAGGGGGGTCTGGCGGCGCTGCTCCAGCAGGGCGCCGTGTGCCGCCTGCAGGGCCTCCAGGGTGAGCTGGCGGTGCAGGCCCAGCGAGAAGAACAGGACCACCGCCAGGGCGATGGCGGCGATCAGGAGCAGCCGGCGCCAGCGGTAAGGCGAGAGCGGTGGGGCCATGGGGAAAGCCGTTCCCCCTTCCTACCGGCGAGCCGCCGTTTCGGATGGCCCCGGCCCCGGGAGGGCGGCCATCCATTTGATCCCTTCGCCGGTACGTTCATCAGCAGGGGACGTCCATGCCCAACCCGGGATCGGCCATGGCGATGGGGGCCATCCAGGTGGTGATTCCGGCGCGCGACGAACGTCAGACCATCGGCCACGTCATCGGCCAGCTGCGCCGCCAGGGACTCGAGCGCATCCGGGTGGTCGACAACGGCAGCCGCGATGGCACCGCCACCATCGCCCGCCGGCTGGGGGCGGAGGTGCTCAGCGAACCCCGTCCCGGCTACGGCCGGGCCTGCTGGCGGGGGTGCCTCGATCTCGCCCCCGACGTGGACTGGTTGCTGTTCTGCGATGGCGATGGCGGCGACCCGCTCGAGGAACTGCCCCGCTTCCTGGAGCTCATCGACGACCACGACCTCCTGCTCGGCGACCGCACCGCCACCGCCGTGGGCCGCGCCTCGCTCACGCCCCTGCAGCGGAGCGGCAACCGGCTGGCCACGACGCTGATCGGCCTGGGATGGGGGTTCCGCTACCGCGACATGGGGCCGCTGCGGCTGGTGCGGCGCGAGGCCTTCGCGGCGATGAGCCTGCGCGACCGGGGCTATGGCTGGACCCTGGAGATGCAGGTGCGGGCCATCGAGCTGGGCCTGCGCATCCGCGAGGTGCCGATCTCCCATCGCCCGCGCCTGGCCGGCGCCTCGAAGATTTCCGGGCGCTGGGGCGCCAGCCTCCGGGCCGGATGGGTGATCCTCACCACCCTGGGCGGGCTGTGGGTGCTGCGACTCCTGCGGCGACCCCTGCGACGAGGACAGCGGTGATGGCGCTGACGGCCTGGTTGCGGCGCCTGCAGCTGCCGGCCAGTGCCCTGCTGCTGATCGGCGGGGCGCTGCTGCTGCGCCCCCACGGCGACCTGTTCGACGCCGCCCAGCTGCTGCCGTTCTGGCGGGCGGCCGCGGTGATGGGGTTGGGTTTCGCCCTCTCCTGGTCGCTGCCCACCATCCCCCGCGCCCTGTTCTGGGCCGTGGCGGTGCTGACGCGGCTGGCCCTGCTGGCGATGGAGCCCGGCGATGACATCTGGCGGTACCTCTGGGAGGGGGGGATCCAGCTGCATGGGTTCAGCCCCTATGCGCTGCCCCCCGACGCCGCGGCGCTGGAGGGATTGCGCACGCCCTGGTGGCCGTCGATCAACCACCCGGACACCACCGCCATCTACCCGCCCCTGGCGCAGCTGCTGTTCCGGCTGCATGCCGCCGTGGCCCAGCAGGTGCTGCTGTTCAAGCTGTCGTTCACGGCCGCCGACCTGGCCATCGCCGGCTTGCTCGCCGCCCGTTTCGGCGCGGCACGGGCGGCGCTCTACGCCTGGAATCCGCTGGTAATCTATGGCTTCAGCGGCGGCGGGCACTACGACAGCTGGTTCCTGCTGCCGCTGGTGGCCGGCTGGCTGCTGGCCGAGCGTGTTCCCCCGCCCCAGGGCCAAAGCCCCCAGGCCTGCATCGACCTGCTGCTGGGCCTGAGCGTGGCCCTGAAGTGGATCACCCTGCCGCTGCTGCTGCAGCGGGCCTGGAGCCGCTGGCGCCGCTTCCGGCGGCCCGCCCCGGTGCTCGCCACCCTGCTGCTGGGGCTGGCGCCGCTGCTGCTGGGGGCCCCCCTGTTCTGCGGTCTGCGCAGCTGCCCGCTGCTGCCCGCCGGCTCCAGCTTCATCCGCCACGGCCGCAGCGCCGAGTGGCTGCCGCACTGGATCGGCCAGCTCTGGCCCTGGACCCTGCAGACCAATGCCGTGCATGGGCTGCTGCTGCTGCCGGTGCTCCTGGTGCTGCTGCTCACCAGTGCCCGGCTGGGGGTCTTCGCCTGGCGCTACCTGCTGGTCCTGCTGCTGCTCTCGCCGGTGGTGCACGGGTGGTACTTCATCTGGCTGATGCCCTTCGCCGTGCCCAGCCAGAACTGGGGGGCGCGGCTGGTGAGCCTCTCGGCGTTCGTCTATTTCGTGCTGCCCTCACGCCTGCCGGACTGGCAGCTCACCACCCCGGAGCGGTTGCTGCTGTGGCTGCCCCTGCTGTTGGGGCTGCTGCTCAGCGCCAGGGATCGAACCGAATCGGCCCCTGGCCGGTAAAGCTCTGGTGTTCCTCCGCTTCGCCATGGTCCGTGCCCGCTCCTGCACCCCGCTGCTGCTGGCCTGCGGCCTGGTGCTGATCACCGCCACGGGCTGTGGCGGCGGGCCGGCCCCGTGGACGTCTGCCGATGCGAGCCGCCCGTCCCTGGTGGCCACCGCCCCCCAGCCCCCCCTTGATCCAGGTCCCTACAACGCGGTGCTGCGGACGGTGGTGGATGGCCGGGGCCTGGTGGATTACGCCGCCCTGCAGCGGGATCCGGCCCAGCTCGATCGCTACATCGAGGCGCTGGGCGCCCTGGCCCCCGAGCGCTTCGCCTCCTGGCCGGAGGCGGAGCAGATCGCCCTGCTGATCAACGCCTACAACGCCTTCACCCTGCGCGCGATCATCGACAACGATCCGATCCGGCCCAGCATCAAGGCGATTCCCGGCGTGTGGAAGTTCCGCCGCCACCAGCTGATGGGCCGCGGCCTCACCCTCGATGGCATCGAGCACGAGATTCTGCGGCGCGAGTACAACGAGCCCCGCATCCACGCGGCCCTGGTGTGCGCCGCCATCAGCTGCCCGCCCCTGCGGCAGGAGGCCTTCACGGGGGCGGCGCTGGAGCGGCAGCTGGAGGATCAGACGACCCGCTGGCTGGCCAGCCCCGTGGGCCTGGCGATCGAACGGGCCGCCGGCACGGTGCGGATCTCCGCGATTTTCCAGTGGTTCGCCGAGGACTGGCAGCGCGCTGATCCGCAGGCGGAGGCTGTGCCGGGCCACAAGAAGCAGAGCGCCGTGCTGCGCTTCATCGCCCGTTACCGCCCCGCCGCGGAGCGCTCCCTGATCCTGGGCGGCGACTACCGCTTCGCCTACCTCCCCTACAACTGGGACTTGAATCGCCAGAGCCCCTGAGGCGGCAGGGTTCAGGGCGCTCCCGGGCGGTTCGGGGCCTCAGCTCAGGGCTCCCCCGCAGCTGGAGCCGGCGCCGGCCGTGCAGCCGAAGCAGTGGTCGGCCACGGCGATCGGCTCCCCATCAGGGTCTCGCTCCAGCAGCTGGCGCAGGTGGGCCCGGGGGCTGCCCTGGCCGATGGGCAGGCCGAGCATCTGGTTGAAGTCGCAGTCGTAGAGGAAGCCCTGCCAGTCGACGCTGAGGGTGCTGCGGCACATCACCTGGGCCAGGTTGGCCGGGTTGTGGTGCTGGCGCAGCAGCGTCAAATAGCCCTCCAGCTCCCCCTGCTGCCGCAGCACCGCCGCGAAGCGCTGGATGGGCATGTTGGTGATCGTGAACAGGCGGTTGAACCGGAGGCCGAAGCGATCAGCCAGCTCCCGCCGGTAGTCCGCCTCCAGGGCGGCCTGGGGGGGCGGCAGGCTGGGGCCCTGGGGGTTGTACACCAGATCCAGCTCCAGGCCTGCGTCCGGATCGCCGTAGCCGAGGGCGTTGAGCTGGCGCAGGCCCGCGAGACTGCGCGCGAAGACCCCATCACCGCGCTGCCGGTCGACGTTGCCGGCGAGGTAGCAGGGCAGGGAGGCCACCACCTTCACCCCTTGCAGGGCCAGGAAGGCGGCCAGGTCCTCCTGGCCGGGCTCACTGAGGATCGTGAGGTTGCAGCGGTCAATCACCGCGACCCCCAGCCTCCGGGCCTGGCGCACCAGGTCGCGGAAGCCGGGATGCAGCTCCGGCGCGCCGCCGGTGAGATCGAGGTTGGCGATCGCCCGGGCCTGCAGCACCGCCGGCACCAGGGCGATGGTGGACGGATCCATCATCTCGGTGCGGCTGGGGCCGGCGTTCACATGGCAGTGGCTGCAACTCTGGTTGCAGCGGTAGCCCAGGTTCACCTGCAGGGTGTCGAGCCGGCCGCGGCTCAGGGCCGGGAACGGCGGCGCCAGGGTGGTGGGGCCGTTCAGATCGGCAACGCCCATGAATGGAGGGGATGGATACCGGAGGTACCGGCAGGGCGGCGAATCGGATGGGCCTGGAGGCTGGACGGCTCAGCTGGGCTGAGGTGCTGCCTCCTTCTGACCACCGATCACGAGCCGCAGCAGAATCGGGGCGAGGAAGGTGGTGCCGATCACCATCAACAGGATGGCGGCTTCGAGGGCCGGAGTGAGGATGCCGGCCTGGGTTCCCAGACCCAGGAAGATCAGACCCACCTCGCCGCGGGGCATCATCCCCAGACCTACCACCAGCCGGTTGGTGGGGTCCTTGCTGGTGTAGGTCCAGCCCGCGGCCACCTTGCCGGCCACGGCCACCACCAGCAGGAACAGGGCCACCACCAGCCCCTCGCGGTTGGCGGGATCGAAGGGGTTGAGCACCGAGAGGTCCATGCCGGTACCGATCAGCACGAAGAACACCGTGGCGAACAGGGCCACCAGGGGTTTGACGGCGGCTTCGATGTCGTGGGTGTGCTTGGAGGCGCTGAGGATTAGGCCGGCGGCGAAGGCCCCCAGGGCGGCCTCGAGGCCGATCGCCTGGGCGGCGAAGCAGCAGAGGGTGAGCACCACGAAGCTGGCCACCGCCACATCTCCGGGGGCCTTGAGCTGATCCACCACCCAGTCGAAGGCCGGGGCAGCGAAACGGCTGAGCACCAGCGCCACAGCCACGAAGATCACCGCCGCGACGCACAGCTGGATGACAGGCCCGAGGGTGAAGGAGCCCCCGCCGGCC
This genomic stretch from Cyanobium gracile PCC 6307 harbors:
- a CDS encoding cation:proton antiporter → MDLLPTLLMEVGSHQVEVTETLIGVGRFLVIFVAARFMAELMVRLQLPTILGELVAGVIIGASGLHLVVPPEAQAQLSGALLGMLSSLGGMSPESISSLYSETFSSLKVVAEIGLFSLLFLTGLESELDELVAVGVQAGTVAFTGVVLPFAAGTAGLYYLFHVPFIPAVFAGAAMTATSIGITASVFGELQWLKRKEGQIVIGAAVLDDILGIVILAVVVSLAGGGSFTLGPVIQLCVAAVIFVAVALVLSRFAAPAFDWVVDQLKAPGDVAVASFVVLTLCCFAAQAIGLEAALGAFAAGLILSASKHTHDIEAAVKPLVALFATVFFVLIGTGMDLSVLNPFDPANREGLVVALFLLVVAVAGKVAAGWTYTSKDPTNRLVVGLGMMPRGEVGLIFLGLGTQAGILTPALEAAILLMVIGTTFLAPILLRLVIGGQKEAAPQPS
- a CDS encoding FAD-dependent oxidoreductase; its protein translation is MAPPLSPYRWRRLLLIAAIALAVVLFFSLGLHRQLTLEALQAAHGALLEQRRQTPLLVAGAYLLLYVLVAALSLPGAAVLTLAGGALFGVGLGTLLVSFASSIGALLAFLVARTLLREPVRRRFARQLEPIEAGVARDGVLYLLSLRLAPVFPFFLVNLLMALTPIRAASFYLTSQIGMLPGTLVYVNAGTQLAQLRGVGGILSPTLLWSLLLLALFPWLAKAALGRWQTWRLYRRWPRPRRFDRNLIVIGAGAAGLVTAYIAATVKARVTLVERGAMGGDCLNTGCVPSKALISSARLAARLRRADRYGLEPLEPRLNLRRVLERVAAKVAAVAPHDSVERYEGLGVEVLRGQARLLDPWTVTIRTGAGTEQRLTARAIVLATGAEPVRPDWPGSETVPLLTSETVWGWLAQCPLERPRLAVLGGGPIACELAQALAQLGLPITQIQRSNRLLRKEDADVAAEVRQALEEDGVTLHLDTEVLGFERDPAPDGAVTVLVRQGERRGRIACDAVLCALGRRARLQGYGLEELGLPTGATITTNAFLQTLYPNIYAAGDVAGPFQFTHTAAHQAWYAAVNALFGQLRSFQVDNRVIPRTTFTDPEVATVGLTEAEAAARGLAVEVTRFPLHELDRAIVESAERGFVKVLTPPGSDRILGATIVAEHAGELLAEFVLAMTWGLRLGRIFGTIHAYPTLAEASKYTAAAWKKQRVPQHLLPWLRRYHTWRRRG
- a CDS encoding glycosyltransferase family 2 protein, coding for MPNPGSAMAMGAIQVVIPARDERQTIGHVIGQLRRQGLERIRVVDNGSRDGTATIARRLGAEVLSEPRPGYGRACWRGCLDLAPDVDWLLFCDGDGGDPLEELPRFLELIDDHDLLLGDRTATAVGRASLTPLQRSGNRLATTLIGLGWGFRYRDMGPLRLVRREAFAAMSLRDRGYGWTLEMQVRAIELGLRIREVPISHRPRLAGASKISGRWGASLRAGWVILTTLGGLWVLRLLRRPLRRGQR
- a CDS encoding methyltransferase domain-containing protein, which encodes MTSAADLHRSVQEYYGSTLSSSDDLRTSACCDASSVPPALRPLLARIHPEVLSRYYGCGLVAPPLLEGLRVLDLGCGSGRDVYLLAQLVGAGGAVVGIDMTPEQLAVARRHVDHHAEVFGYANVQVLEGRIEQLDQLPLEPGSFDLVISNCVVNLSADKLGVLNGVRRLLKPGGEFFFADVYADRRVPEALRHDPVLHGECLSGALYWNDFLRLARQAGFADPRLVADRPLEITDPELAARTGAIRFFSATYRLFNIEALEDACEDHGQAVTYRGSIAGHPDALPFDKHHHIEAGRVFPVCGNTFRMLAESRLAPHFEFIGDFSRHYGLFEGCGSTLPFDRGVAPTADAPAAAPAPASGGSCC
- a CDS encoding DUF547 domain-containing protein — translated: MFLRFAMVRARSCTPLLLACGLVLITATGCGGGPAPWTSADASRPSLVATAPQPPLDPGPYNAVLRTVVDGRGLVDYAALQRDPAQLDRYIEALGALAPERFASWPEAEQIALLINAYNAFTLRAIIDNDPIRPSIKAIPGVWKFRRHQLMGRGLTLDGIEHEILRREYNEPRIHAALVCAAISCPPLRQEAFTGAALERQLEDQTTRWLASPVGLAIERAAGTVRISAIFQWFAEDWQRADPQAEAVPGHKKQSAVLRFIARYRPAAERSLILGGDYRFAYLPYNWDLNRQSP
- a CDS encoding metal-binding protein; its protein translation is MASGRRHDRATRWLALPFGLLWWPALGPAGVAVASGAFLLGGLWLSPDLDTRSNATRRWGPLRLLWWPYRRLLSHRSLLSHSPLLGTSLRLLWLAALVLAACAALGPLGAPAPAELLQRGRELWGSQRPLLLAAVVGLEASSWLHLLQDGDPIPRLPRPLRALRRRLSRLSSRSRRWRGPARLRGRRR
- the arsS gene encoding arsenosugar biosynthesis radical SAM (seleno)protein ArsS (Some members of this family are selenoproteins.) yields the protein MGVADLNGPTTLAPPFPALSRGRLDTLQVNLGYRCNQSCSHCHVNAGPSRTEMMDPSTIALVPAVLQARAIANLDLTGGAPELHPGFRDLVRQARRLGVAVIDRCNLTILSEPGQEDLAAFLALQGVKVVASLPCYLAGNVDRQRGDGVFARSLAGLRQLNALGYGDPDAGLELDLVYNPQGPSLPPPQAALEADYRRELADRFGLRFNRLFTITNMPIQRFAAVLRQQGELEGYLTLLRQHHNPANLAQVMCRSTLSVDWQGFLYDCDFNQMLGLPIGQGSPRAHLRQLLERDPDGEPIAVADHCFGCTAGAGSSCGGALS